In Triticum urartu cultivar G1812 unplaced genomic scaffold, Tu2.1 TuUngrouped_contig_2849, whole genome shotgun sequence, the genomic stretch TCTACACATAAAAAAGATGGTCGATAagtttccaataccaacaatcgATCAACGGTGTGTTTCCTACCTATTTTGTATCAGTACACGCCTTCACAACCAACAACGGCTCCATTTTTAGATGGAAATACTCCTACACACTAGGATTAGGCCTCAATAAATATTTACCTTTTTCATCCCTCAATCCATAAAACAGATTGGCCCATGAAGGATACCAGTATATATATGCCCCCATACACGAGCATGTCATCCAAAGTTCATCGAGCAAACACACAAACACTGGACTACCACCGAACTTATCCCACAGCTTTGTCAAGTCTTCTCTTTGAAATGGAGGGTGTTACAGTGTTGATTGTTGGTGCTGGGCCAGCAGGCCTCGCAACGGCAGCATGCCTTAGCCAATTCTCAATTCCTTATGCCATCGTCGAGCGCGAGAGCTGTAGCGCGTCACTCTGGCGCAACCGCGCGTATGATCGCCTCAAGCTGCATCTCGCAAAGGAGTTCTGTGAGTTGCCACACATGTCATACCCTGTAGATGCACCAACGTACATACCAAAAACCTTGTTTGTGAAGTACTTGGATGACTATGTTGAGCGTTTCAACATTCAACCAAAGTATCTCACCAGCGTGGAGTCATCCacatatgacaatgatgaaaaATGTTGGTCCATTGTGGCAAAGGACATGTCAAAGTGCACCACAGTCAAGTTCACGGCGAAGTTTCTTGTTGTGGCAAGTGGTGAGAATAGTGCAGAGAAATATTCCAATGTTCCCTGGACTGGAAAACTTTCCAGGTGATGTTATCCACTCCTCAAGCTACAAGTCAGGCAAGAGCTACTCTGGCAAGAATGTATTGGTCATTGGATCTGGCAACTCCGGGATGGAAATTGCTTATGACCTTGCGACCCATGGTGCCAACACATCGATTGTTATACGAAGCCCGGTACGTACATGCACTATATATTTTCATTGGATGCATGAACGCAAACTCTTAGTATAGTTATTAATAGAATAGATGCAATTTTTAGTGTTATTACTAATAGGAAGTATTTCACATAGAAAAAGAGATGGACTGTTTTATATCACACACAAACAACTGAAAGACTAGAGGAACCACATGACAAAAATTAATTTCTTGAAAGAagaaattctatttttatagtgcATACTTCAAAAGAGGTGTGACATGTTTTGTGGTTGCAGATTCATGTAATGACAAAGGAATTAATTCGTTTGGGGATGACACTTGCTCACCGTCTTCCATTGAATCTAGTGGATAAACTCCTTGTGATGGCAGCGTATTTAATATTTGGAGACCTGTCACAGCATGGCATCACAAGGCCAAAAATGGGTCCAATGACCCTCAAATCAGAAACAGGCCGATCTGCAGTAATTGATGTTGGGACTGTTGGATTGATCAAAAAAGGCATCATCAAAGTAAGTATATCCTTGACATGGCATAAATTTATAACATATGTTGATTTGATATGCCAAGTTATCAATGTATTTTTTATCTCCTAAAGGTTCAAGGGAGCATTAGTAAGATCAAGGGCAACATAATTAAATTTCAATGCAGCCAAAGAATGTCATTTGATGCAATTGTGTTTGCAACTGGATACAAAAGCACAGCAAATATGTGGCTCAAGGTAATATAGCTTGTGTTTGAACATGTCTGAGTTTGTTTTCTTGGTGTAACCATTATTAAATCTGCTAACAGGCTCTATGTGTTTTTAATCCAGAATGGTGAGAGCATGTTAAATGGCAACGGACTGCCCATCCAAAAATATCTGAATCATTGGAAAGGTGGAAATGGGCTTTACTGTGCTGGGTTGGCGAGGAGAGGATTAGCTGGTATTGCAACAGATGCCAAGAATATCGCTAATGACATCAAATCTATGATGGACTCTATGTCAAGTTAAATCATCTTTTACATGTAGTTTACCATGGCAAGCATGCTAGAAGGTTGATTCTTTGAGAAATATATCCATTGTGTCACCTTTGTATCTAGCTTTTAGACAAGTAAATTTATGTTTATTTTAAGGTTCATATGAGCCCCAGAGAGAGATGTACTATTATACTATAATCAAGGGCTATGTACTCTCATTACGCGGAGAGATTTCTAATTTTGGTTGAACCTACAACTGTGTATTATATTTTATTTACTTGAAATTATATGTGCAAAAGGCATGCGCTCAATACACTATTATCTATACCAAGATCTCTTGTGGCATGTTTACCCCATCAGTATACAACTGTAGGATGTAGTAATCACATCAGCCTAAAATAAATGCATAGTTCACTACATCCATCGTCGGTACTATAGTGCTATTCAGTCTTAGAATGGCACTAGTTATCATCCCATGCATCTGCATGGGGTAGCTGACGTACTATAAATCATTAAAAATATTTGTGAACATATTTAGAAACTTAAAACTCAAACTTAGAACACCATATGACGGAAAACTACTATCTAGAACGTGTATTTGTGGTTACGTGATACACGTATCCTTAACTGTTGTGGACACAGTTTGTTGTGCCCGAAGCGCAGGGTTTGCAGTATGCAGTAAGTTTTCCATCGGCTAAGATCCAAGGTATCCATCCGCATATTCTTGGATATAAATTGCTTATTACCTTGCGACCATGGTGCCAATACTCTGATTGTTATACGAAGCCTGATATGTACTACATGCACTATATATTTTCACTGGGTACATGAACACAATTTTTTAGTATAGTTACCACTGGAAGAGATCCATTTTATAGTATTATTACTAATAGAAAGTTTTCACATATATAAGAGAGTTTGATATGACGCACAAACAAACAAACGACTAGAGGAACTACATGACAAACAATTAACTTTTGCAAGAAGAAATTCTATGAAATTTTGTTTTATCATGCATGCTTCGAAGAGGTGTGACATGTCTTTTGGTTGCAGATTCATGTGATGACAACAGAATTTATTCAGTTGGGATGACACTTGCTCACCATTTTCACTAAATCTAGTGAATAACCTCTTTGTGACGGCAGCGAATTTCATATTTGGAGACCTATCGAGGCATGGCATCACAAGGCCCAAAACCAAAAATGGATCACAATGACCCTCAAGTTAGAAACCTGCCGATCCATAGTGATTGATGTTGGGACTGTTGGATTAATAAAAAAATCATCATCAAAGTATTTGGAATATTTGAAGGAATCTGCCTTATTAGTCATATTTTTATAGTTGAAAATAATAATTAGACCTTTTCTCTCATAATGTCGGTTTGTTTTCTAGTTGGCACTTCTAGAGAGATCCTAGTCATCTACCTAGATATATAGATCTGACTCAAATGCGCAATTATATATTTCAAAAATAAGGCACTTACATGATGAAGAAGGCGGCTACTTGCATATATACTGAATGTTCATTATATTTGAAGGCATAACAAGCAAtcatttgttttctttttggagAAACACCAACATTGGATTTATAAAAGTGTCAATGGGATATATAGAACATCATTTGAATCAGGACAATAAGAAATCCTAAGTACCCTTTTTTACAATGTGAACTGGCGGAATAAAGCATATATATGGGATGTGCTTCTCCCAGTTTTGTCTATCGCTTTTATCAACTGATGACTCATTGGAATTTACTGACTTCCAATACAAAATATACTCGGATGGCAAAGATTGCTAATGCCAAACTTGAATTAGCTAAAAGCAACTATAACCAGTAACTGAAATATAATCTTAACACGCTCATGGATTGGCGGAGTGTACCTCTGTATTCCGATTTCCCTTTTTTCAAAATAGCACATTTAACTGATGCATTGTTCGAGCAATCTTCAAATCATTCAAAAAAATCTGAGGCATTGTTCGGCCAGCCTCCTGAGTATGACATGATGCGCCGGCCCCTTAAGCAAGGAGAGAAGCAAGCAGGCCCAGCAATGACGAGCGAGGCCTCCACAAGTCCACAAGTCCACAAAAACAAAACCCGCCAATCCGCCATCCTCCTTCCTCCTCTAGGGATTTACTATGCCAAGCGCCGCCGTCTCCCTCCCCACCTCCGTccccgccgccccgcctcctACCCGGCAGACCACCACCGAGGCCCGAGCCAGTGGCCATGACCGGCAAGAAGCACAAGTCCTCCAAGAAGCAGCCCAAGGGCAGCCGCCTGCCGCTCAGCACCGAACCGACGCGGTGGCCGACGCCGGGAAGTCGCGTCGCTCCGGCGCTGCCAAACGCCaccaggccgaggaggaggaGTTCGTGCCCTCCTCCATCAGCGCCAATATCCTCCCGCGAGGCCCTCAAGCAGCAGCAGGAGCAACAGGAGGAGATCTCCACGTACTATTCAGTCTTCGAATGGCACAAATTATCAACGTGTGCAACTACATGGGCTAGCTGACGTACTAATAAATCATTAAAAATATCTGTGAACTGATTTAGAAACTTAAATCTAAAAGTTGGAACACCATATGACGGAAAACTTACTATTTAGAACGTGAATTTGTGGTTACATAGAAGAGATGCATTTTTTTCAGTATTATTACTAATAGAAAGTATTTCACATATATAAGAGATGAACTGTTTTATATCACGCCCAAACGACAAACAACTAGAGGAACTACATGACAAAAAATAACAATTGAAAGAATTTATTCTATGAAATTTTGTTCTATAAGGAATGCTTCAAAAGAGGCGTGACATGTCTTTTGGTTGCAGATTCATGTGATGACAAGAGAATTAATTTAGCTGGGATGACACTTGCTCACTTTGTTTCACTAAATCTAGTGGGTGACCTCTTTGTGATGGTAGCGAATGTCATATTTGGAGATCGATCGAGGTATCATAAGGCCCAAAACCAAAAAATGGTCGAATGACCCTCAAGTTAGAAACCAACCGACCCACAACGATTGAGTTGGGACAGTTGGATTAATAAACCCTTCACCCATCAAACCCTTTCAGCTCCTTGCGGATGGACGGTGCTTGGACACATTTCAAAACATGTACTCTAGTAGTCTGATTACCACTATACTTATATCTGGGTGCCGCTTATTTGCGTAGGACATGTACGATCAATTTTGTGACCACGCAAGGGATAACGGGTACTTGTTGTGGGAGGACGCGAAGAGTGCGGATGATAGTGAGTGGGGAGTTCCACCAAGAAATGCGGGAGTTCCTCCGCACGAATAAATGATCCAAGGGAAGTGACCATCTGGAAAGAAGAGAAGATGCTACTTGTCTGTACCACACGATCCTTCATGTGAGGAAGGCCTGAATATACGTACCCAGCAGACAAGTCTTTAGAAGATCCAACTGCATGAGTCAGAGTGGTAGTCTGGTAGATGTTGAAATCATTTGGACTCGACGGTCGTAAATCGAATGTAATCATCTATTCGATAGGTTTAGTCTGCAGTTTGTGCCATGCTAAATGTAAGTCACAGAAGGCAGTGGATTATTCTGTTGGGCAAATCAAAATCCGATGAATTGTACGTGATCCACTTCTCCAGTTCAGTTTTGCATGGAAGTTGCGTACAATTGTGATTAATCTGTGTCAGTCAGTTTGGAACCACACAAGTTTGCAAAACCGCATTGAGACAGGATTGACAATTTTGATTTTCAGTAAATTTGTTTATTATCTTTTTAACAAAATATATCCACACTCTGGTGTGTAGAGTTAAAAATACAATGAGCGTTTAGTTTGATGTTCAGGCATAGGACAATATGCATGTACCAAAGTTGAAATATGGCCTCACATTAAACGAGTGTTCAGTATAGAAACgaatttatattaaaaaatggtttcaaatatttgaactAAAGTTCCACTTCTTTTTGTTCACAACATCGAACGGCTCGTTGTGTTGATACCAAAGGTATGGCAATGGTCGTCAACTCAACCGGAGGCAAAACCAAAACTGACCATCATACAACTGAACCGGATGCAAAACTAGCCGACAAAACCGGTTAACATGGTTGGTAACAAATCCTTCTCAGATGATTGTTTCCTTTTGTCATCCACATTATATTTGACTTTGCCTATAAATGTGTGTTTGGAAATCAGACTTATCCTTATAATATCCTATATCGTATACAAAGAGGAAGAAACACTTGAATATTATTAGAGTAGTAATTGTCATTGGTGACGATGCAAAAGGAAAGAAACATGAAGAATCTTTAATCTACACATAAAAAAGATGGTCGATAagtttccaataccaacaatcgATCAACGGTGTGTTTCCTACCTATTTTGTATCAGTACACGCCTTCACAACCAACAACGGCTCCATTTTTAGATGGAAATACTCCTACACACTAGGATTAGGCCTCAATAAATATTTACCTTTTTCATCCCTCAATCCGTAAAACAGATTGGCCCATGAAGGATACCAGTATATATATGCCCCCATACACGAGCATGTCATCCAAAGTTCATCGAGCAAACCCACAAACACTGGACTACCACCGAACTTATCCCATAGCTTTGTCAAGTCTTCTCTTTGAAATGGAGGGTGTTACAGTGTTGATTGTTGGTGCTGGGCCAGCAGGCCTCGCAACGGTAGCATGCCTTAGCCAATTCTCAATTCCTTATGCCATCGTCGAGCGCGAGAGCTGTAGCGCGTCACTCTGGCGCAACCGCGCGTATGATCGCCTCAAGCTGCATCTCGCAAAGGAGTTCTGTGAGTTGCCACACATGTCATACCCTGTAGATGCACCAACGTACATACCAAAAACCTTGTTTGTGAAGTACTTGGATGACTATGTTGAGGGTTTCAACATTCAACCAAAGTATCTCACTAGCGTGGAGACATCCACATATGAAAATGATGAAAAATGTTGGTCCATTGTGGCAAAGGACATGTCAAAGTGCACCACAGTCAAGTTCACGGCGAAGTTTCTTGTTGTGGCAAGTGGTGAGAATAGTGCAGAGAATATTCCAATGTTCCCTGGACTGGAAAACTTTCCAGGTGATGTTATCCACTCCTCAAGCTACAAGTCAGGCAAGAGCTACTCTGGCAAGAATGTATTGGTCATTGGATCTGGCAACTCCGGGATGGAAATTGCTTATGACCTTGCGACCCATGGTGCCAACACATCGATTGTTATACGAAGCCCGGTACGTACATGCACTATATATTTTCATTGGATGCATGAACGCAAACTCTTAGTATAGTTATTAATAGAATAGATGCAATTTTTAGTGTTATTACTAATAGGAAGTATTTCACATAGAAAAAGAGATGGACTGTTTTATATCACACAAAAACAACTGAAAGACTAGAGGAACCACATGACAAAAATTTATTTCTTGAAAGAagaaattctatttttatagtgcATACTTCAAAAGAGGTGTGACATGTTTTGTGGTTGCAGATTCATGTAATGACAAAGGAATTAATTCGTTTGGGGATGACACTTGCTCACCGTCTTCCATTGAATCTAGTGGATAAACTCCTTGTGATGGTAGCGTATTTAATATTTGGAGACCTGTCACAGCATGGCATCACAAGGCCAAAAATGGGTCCAATGACCCTCAAATCAGAAACAGGCCGATCTGCAGTAATTGATGTTGGGACTATTGGATTGATCAAAAAAGTCATCATCAAAGTAAGTATATCCTTGACATGGCATAAATTTATAACATATGTTGATTTGATATGCCAAGTTATCAATGTATTTTTTAGTCTCCTAAAGGTTCAAGGGAGCATTAGTAAGATCAAGGGCAACATAATTAAATTTCAATGCAGTAAAAGAATGTCATTTGATGCAATTGTGTTTGCAACTATATACAAAAGCACGGCAAATATGTGGCTcaatgtgacgcccggataattaggctacagtaatcccacgttaatgatgccacgtcaccacaattactgttgttaatctcgtgttagttcaaAATCGATTCGAAATTCAAACTTAAAATAAAGTCAAACGGTAAaggttttcaaatattaaaactaaaatgttggggtattgccaaataatgcataggtaattattgTGGAGAAACCACAATTTTATAAAAGGTTTAAATGCACTTAAATGATTAAAACAAGTAGGTAAAACTATTAATAAATGTCTTTGAATGttataaaatactaaactattttgATCAGGGGTAAAACTTTCTGTGAAAGTAGTTGGAATTGTAACTCTATTTTAGTATGGGTTTTACTTTTTGTAAAACTATAAAttattaaataaataaaagaaagcagaaaagaaaaagtaaaaataaaacaaaacaaaaaagaaaaaaaagccccctggccaactgggccagacggcccagctcaccgaccaggccggcccacctggcccagCCGGCCGAACCGCCCCTGCCTTATCCCCACGAGGGGGAAACCCTAACCCATAACCCCCACTCCCCATTCCCTCGCCCCCATTCGCtccccccgatctggatcgggggaaaCGGCGCCCCGACCGCCGCCTCTCCCTACGCCCCGTCGTCGGCAGGCGCCGCCCGTCTCCGccggcgcctcctcgtcgccTCCCCACACCGCCTCCTCAACCCTCCTCCCGACCGACCTCCTAGcgcctctgcttcctcctcggcgcCGCCCCGCCATCGCCGCCTCGACCCCGACTCCGTCGCCCGAAGCCGTCCCGGACGCCGCCGGACTTCCCCGTCTACGCGCGTCGTCCCCGTCCACCTCCTCGTTCCCCCGCTGCCCGAACCCCTGCAGCACCCCTGTgagccgccgcctccctcctcacTCCCTCTCTCCCGTTGACCCCTCCACCGCGCATCGCGGCCGCGGTCACCGCCTCCGCGGCCCCCTCCCCGTGCGCACCCAGCGCCGCGCTCGCGCCCCCTGCCTCACCGTGTGGACGCGCCCGACATCGGCCTTGCGCCGTTCGCGCCCGCGTCGCGCGGCCGTTAGCCGTCCATCGCGCATGTGCACCGCCCGCGCTCACCCCGTCTCGCTGTGCTGCCGCTCGCGGCCGTGCTCGCCGCGCGCCCTCCACCACGGCCCTCCGCTCCCTTGTCGGAGCTCGCGATCGCTGCTGCTGCAGTGGTTGCTCCTCCAGCCCCTCGTCGCGCCGCTGCACTACTTCCCTGCTGCTCCGCCCGGTGGCGGCCCGCCGGAGCTCCACGCCGGAGCGCCGGCACTCGGTCCCGCCAGCCGCTCCACAGCGCCCTCCCGGGCAAAGCACCCGCACACCCGCAGCGCCCCTGCGCCTGTAACCTGCTAGCACCGGCGCCCGCTTTGGGCCCTATGACGAACGGGGCCCACGCCCtgaacaaaataaaataaaaatagtaataataataataataaaattaattaattaattatctaaataattaacttaattaatcctgtttagttagctaattaacttaattaacctgTGTTAGTTAACCTAATAACCAATTAGTCTTTTAATCTGTTAGGTTAGTAAAACGGTGTATGAAAAGGGGGCCCCACCCCCTGTTGACTAGTcaaagtttgactggtcaactgggaccccTTGGACCCACATGGCAGCCCCTCTGGTACACTTATGTGTACCCAGAGCTGGGTGCACCTAGCAATTCACATTTATTTCGAATTAAATTAATCTGATAATTTTAGAAAATGAATTAAACcttttaaaaattaatataaaataaaccgtagcttgGAAGGAAAAtgtttgtacatgaaagttgctcagaacgacgagacgaatccggatacgcagcccgttcgtccgccacgcatccctagcatagcgaacacgcaactttccccttccggttcatttgtccgaaaacgcgaaacactggggatattttcccggatgtttccccccttcaccggtaccacctcttaccgcgttagggcacccctagcaccgctacttgtcatgtcatgcattgtcatgcctttgtttgcattatatttattgtttcttccccctcttctctcgctagacacagagaccgacgccgctgctacccagtacgactacggtgttgacgacccctccttcttgccagagcaaccaggcaagcccccccctgatcaccagatatcgcctactcttctctatactacttgcattagagtagcgtagcatgttactgcttttcgataatcctatcctgatgtatagcctgtccttgctattactgttgttacctttatcTGCAATCCTAaggcttagtataggatgctagtttatcatcagtggccctacaatcttgtctgtctgccatgctatactatcgggccgtgatcactcgggaggtgatcacgggtatgtactatatactttatacatgatacatgtggtgactaaagtcgggttggatcgaggagtacccgcggttgattcacgaattgggggctgggaggacatactttcccgacatccctctgtgtggatctttgtggcaaagcgacagggcaggttgtaaccacctaggagagaggtgggactggccctggtcggcgttcgcggttatttcataataacacgcttaacgagatcttggtatttgatttgagtctggctactggcctatacgcactaaccatctacgcgggggcggttatgggcactcgacgtcgtggtatcagccgaagccttcgtgacgtcagcgactgagcggcgcgcgccggattggactggaacgcctgctaggctaggtctgcttccggccgccctcgcaacatgcaggtgtgcaatgggcgatgggcccagacccctgcgccataggatttagaccgacgtgctaacctctctgttgtgcctaggtagggccgcgacgtgttgatcttccgaggccgggaatgacccaggaaagtgtgtccggccaaatgggattgagcgtgttgggttatgtggtgcacccctgcagggaagttaatctattcgaatagctgtgatcttcggtaacaggacgacttggagttgtaccttgaccttatgacaactagaaccagatacttaataaaactcacccttccaagtgccagatacaaccggtggtcgctctctcacagggcggcgaggagaggatcattggttaggattatgctatgcgatgctacttggtgaacttaccatctactctcttctcctgctgcaagatggaggttaccagaagcgtagtcttcgataggactatctatccccctcttattccggcattctgtagttcagtccacatatgataccctcattccatttgataccaatgcatacatatgtagtgtagctccttgcttgcgattactttggatgagtactcacggttgatttgctccctcttttccccctttctatacccgattgctgcgaccagacgttggagcccaggagccaggcgccaccgtcgacgacgactactactactcgggaggtgcctactactacgtgcagcccgctgacgacaaccaggagtagtttaggaggatcctaggcatgaggcctgcgcctctttcgatctgtatcccagtttgtgctagccttcttaaggcaaacttgtttaacttatgtctgtactcagatattgttgcttccgctgactcgtctatgatcgagctcttgtattcgagcccccgaggcccctggcttgtaatatgatgcttgtatgacttattttatttgtagagttgtgttgtgatatcttcccgtgtgtccctgatcttgatcgtacacgtttgcgtgtatgattagtgtatgatcgaatcgggggcgtcacaagttggtattagagccgagtgcctgtaggaatcccccttccacaatCCTttgccgaagttgagtctagtggATGAAAACTATTTTGCTAACATGgttgtgcggcccatgggcccatgtcgccattgggtggtattagggtCTTTTATTTCCcgacctatactctgggactttgatctctcttctattcgggttaaatgattttactaaaaCTAACTCTAGGTTCTCATAACTACTTTCTCCCAGAGAGCCCCTCACCCCAGATGATTGCTTGGTGCACCGAAGGATTCCAAAGATACTCTCCGAGGTTTTCCCGAGACCCTTGT encodes the following:
- the LOC125527070 gene encoding probable indole-3-pyruvate monooxygenase YUCCA10; this translates as MSSKVHRANPQTLDYHRTYPIALSSLLFEMEGVTVLIVGAGPAGLATVACLSQFSIPYAIVERESCSASLWRNRAYDRLKLHLAKEFCELPHMSYPVDAPTYIPKTLFVKYLDDYVEGFNIQPKYLTSVETSTYENDEKCWSIVAKDMSKCTTVKFTAKFLVVASGENSAENIPMFPGLENFPGDVIHSSSYKSGKSYSGKNVLVIGSGNSGMEIAYDLATHGANTSIVIRSPIHVMTKELIRLGMTLAHRLPLNLVDKLLVMVAYLIFGDLSQHGITRPKMGPMTLKSETGRSAVIDVGTIGLIKKVIIKVQGSISKIKGNIIKFQCSKRMSFDAIVFATIYKSTANMWLNVTPG